Proteins co-encoded in one Nonlabens agnitus genomic window:
- a CDS encoding T9SS type A sorting domain-containing protein — translation MKHILFLFLFCIAFCTTAQVTNEVAPRSWSMIQKSTEQPAPVILPAIDIQGLINENVQKPNGLSDKVLKVGQDISVAFDLYNSGTWTNLENGDRIWRLNVKSVGSYFTRANFDLFNVPEGAELYLYNDDKTDHIGPYTSSENQDDGILGSWVIEGDNLWIEYFEPARVRGLGRISIDSITHGFFDLFESSNGFNSKLNESGACNVDVLCNPNFNSNGSKDWSETRTDHLNAVARILIPRNGNLFVCTGSMIANTANNNTPYFLTANHCLDTTNGAGSNFNSSNWSFGFQWFTPTPDCATFSPTLGPNQPTRIISGARLLANNDDSDFALFLLNQTPPSTWNLYYAGWDWSGSIPAEQLGMHHPNGDIMKLCRNDQAPTSQKLPPSAAFLFRDGINLEIWRIADWDYGVTEGGSSGSFLLSEENLIIGQLAGGGAQCSGRFDNNAEDWYGRFDVSWDSGGTASTRLRDWLDPLNTGSQKFEGSFASNLLSNQEVLIQPSIRIYPNPSSGIFNIDSDQQVAYQVFNLNGQLIVESAAGLSNNTLDLSSAANGLYFIKLTANGQTVTKKIIKQ, via the coding sequence ATGAAACATATTTTGTTTTTATTTCTATTCTGCATAGCCTTCTGTACTACAGCGCAGGTGACTAATGAGGTTGCTCCAAGAAGCTGGTCGATGATTCAAAAATCAACTGAACAACCTGCCCCAGTTATTTTACCAGCTATTGATATCCAAGGATTGATTAATGAAAATGTTCAAAAGCCTAATGGATTGTCAGATAAAGTTCTAAAAGTTGGGCAAGATATTTCAGTAGCCTTTGATTTATACAATTCAGGCACATGGACCAATTTAGAAAACGGAGATCGCATTTGGAGATTGAATGTCAAATCAGTCGGGTCTTATTTTACAAGAGCAAATTTTGATCTTTTTAACGTTCCTGAAGGTGCTGAGCTTTATCTATATAATGATGATAAAACTGATCATATAGGTCCATATACAAGTAGTGAAAACCAAGATGATGGTATACTTGGGAGTTGGGTGATTGAAGGAGATAATCTTTGGATTGAATATTTTGAGCCTGCTCGCGTTAGAGGTCTAGGTCGAATTAGTATTGATTCAATTACCCATGGTTTCTTTGACTTGTTTGAAAGTTCTAATGGCTTTAATTCAAAGCTCAATGAATCTGGAGCATGCAATGTGGATGTCCTTTGTAACCCTAATTTTAATTCAAATGGTAGCAAAGATTGGTCAGAAACTAGAACGGATCATTTAAATGCTGTGGCAAGAATATTAATTCCTCGTAATGGCAATTTGTTCGTATGTACCGGTTCCATGATCGCTAATACAGCAAATAACAACACACCTTATTTCTTGACTGCAAACCATTGTCTAGATACAACAAATGGAGCTGGTTCAAATTTTAATTCTAGCAATTGGTCTTTTGGTTTTCAATGGTTTACTCCTACACCAGACTGCGCTACTTTTTCGCCAACTCTAGGACCCAATCAGCCGACAAGAATAATCTCTGGAGCTCGTTTATTAGCGAATAATGACGATAGTGACTTTGCTCTTTTTCTTTTAAATCAAACTCCACCATCCACTTGGAATCTTTACTATGCTGGTTGGGATTGGTCTGGTTCAATACCAGCAGAACAATTAGGAATGCATCATCCTAATGGAGATATCATGAAACTATGCCGTAACGATCAGGCACCTACGTCTCAAAAATTGCCACCGAGCGCAGCTTTTTTATTTAGAGACGGCATTAATCTTGAAATATGGCGAATAGCAGATTGGGATTATGGAGTGACAGAAGGTGGGTCTTCGGGTAGTTTTTTATTAAGTGAGGAAAATTTGATAATTGGGCAATTAGCTGGTGGAGGAGCACAATGTAGTGGTCGGTTTGACAACAATGCTGAAGATTGGTATGGTCGATTTGATGTAAGTTGGGATAGCGGAGGAACTGCTTCTACTCGACTAAGAGATTGGTTGGATCCATTGAATACTGGTAGTCAAAAATTTGAAGGGTCTTTTGCATCAAACTTACTATCGAATCAAGAAGTTTTAATTCAACCAAGCATCAGAATTTACCCCAATCCATCCAGCGGCATATTCAACATAGACAGCGATCAACAGGTAGCCTATCAAGTATTCAACTTGAATGGTCAATTGATTGTGGAGTCTGCTGCAGGACTTTCTAACAACACATTGGATTTATCTAGCGCGGCAAATGGTTTATATTTCATCAAGCTTACCGCAAACGGTCAAACCGTCACTAAAAAGATTATCAAGCAATAA
- the queA gene encoding tRNA preQ1(34) S-adenosylmethionine ribosyltransferase-isomerase QueA has protein sequence MKLSQFGYKLPEELIAQHPVENRDESRLMVLHKKTGEIEHKMFKDVIDYFDEKDVFVMNDTKVFPARLYGNKEKTGARIEVFLLRELNPTTKLWDVLVDPARKIRIGNKLYFGEDESLVAEVIDNTTSRGRTLRFLYDGTYEEFRKKLRELGETPLPKELGREVEPEDEERYQTIYASNEGAVAAPVAGLHFSKHLLKRMEIKGIDVTSVTMHIGLGTFSPVEVEDLSKHKMDSEQAFISQETCNIVNKAIDEKRNICAVGTTTMRSLESAVSSDGHLNTFDGWTNKFIFPEYEFSIANAMITNFHNPKSTLMMQAAAFAGYDFLKKAYDVAMKEKYRFSTYGDAMLIID, from the coding sequence ATGAAGTTATCACAATTTGGTTATAAGCTGCCAGAGGAGCTTATAGCGCAACATCCCGTAGAGAATAGAGACGAGTCGCGCCTAATGGTACTGCACAAGAAAACAGGCGAGATAGAGCACAAGATGTTCAAGGATGTCATCGATTACTTTGATGAGAAAGATGTATTTGTGATGAATGACACTAAGGTTTTTCCCGCCAGATTGTATGGTAACAAGGAAAAAACAGGAGCACGCATCGAGGTATTTCTTTTAAGAGAATTGAACCCAACGACTAAGTTGTGGGACGTTCTTGTAGATCCAGCTCGTAAGATCAGGATTGGTAACAAACTATATTTTGGCGAGGACGAGAGTCTTGTGGCTGAGGTTATCGATAACACGACCTCACGTGGGCGTACCTTGCGCTTTTTGTACGATGGGACTTATGAGGAGTTCCGCAAGAAATTGCGTGAGTTGGGTGAGACACCACTTCCTAAAGAATTGGGTCGTGAAGTAGAACCAGAAGATGAGGAACGCTATCAGACGATCTATGCCTCTAATGAAGGTGCCGTAGCTGCGCCAGTGGCTGGATTGCACTTTTCTAAGCACTTGCTCAAGCGCATGGAGATCAAAGGCATTGATGTAACCAGTGTGACTATGCACATAGGTTTGGGAACCTTTTCACCGGTTGAGGTGGAAGATCTTTCAAAACATAAAATGGATAGCGAGCAAGCTTTCATCTCTCAGGAAACTTGCAACATCGTGAACAAAGCGATTGACGAGAAAAGAAATATTTGCGCGGTAGGAACAACGACGATGCGATCTTTGGAAAGTGCTGTTAGTAGCGATGGTCACTTAAATACTTTTGATGGCTGGACTAATAAGTTCATATTCCCAGAATATGAGTTTTCTATCGCAAACGCGATGATTACCAACTTTCATAATCCTAAATCAACACTTATGATGCAGGCCGCAGCATTTGCAGGTTATGATTTCCTCAAAAAGGCCTATGATGTGGCTATGAAGGAGAAATATAGATTCAGCACCTATGGTGACGCCATGTTGATCATCGATTAA
- a CDS encoding 3-phosphoshikimate 1-carboxyvinyltransferase, which yields MNLKLRASQSKVQEPVEIKITGSKSESNRLLILQQQYPNLSVANLSNSDDTVHLKHALESDAQTLDIGHAGTAMRFLTAYLANQPGKKVILTGSQRMKERPIGILVDALRYLGAQIDYVEEEGYPPLQIEGKSLKGGEVTMDAGVSSQYLSALLLIGAQMENGLHLRLSGKLTSRPYLEMTTTMLTDIGLQVTFEDNHISIQPQKNIDQVEVTVESDWSSAGYWYGWVALQPAGYTVKLSAYKQISLQGDAQLARIYEKMGVKTRYGTNEITLTKSQEFEQPDGLEFDLTEQPDQAQTIFATCLGLGIDLKMTGLHTLRIKETDRIAAMEVEGARFRESEITSTSNSIHLHFPSDSPFNKTVRIDTYNDHRMALAFAPLCLKTDLIINDAGVVSKSYGDYWDDLKLVNVDITEI from the coding sequence ATGAATCTAAAACTTAGAGCTTCTCAATCCAAAGTTCAGGAACCTGTAGAGATCAAGATTACAGGCTCTAAAAGCGAAAGCAACCGCTTGCTCATACTCCAGCAGCAATACCCTAACCTAAGTGTAGCAAACCTTTCTAATAGCGACGATACCGTCCATTTAAAGCACGCGCTGGAAAGCGACGCCCAGACGCTGGATATAGGACACGCGGGAACTGCAATGCGTTTTTTGACCGCTTACCTGGCAAATCAACCGGGAAAAAAAGTCATTCTTACCGGTAGCCAGCGCATGAAGGAGCGTCCCATCGGTATCCTGGTAGATGCTTTAAGATACCTAGGAGCCCAGATCGATTATGTTGAAGAAGAAGGTTATCCACCATTGCAAATTGAAGGTAAATCGCTCAAAGGTGGTGAAGTGACTATGGATGCTGGCGTTTCCAGCCAGTATTTGAGTGCATTGTTGCTCATAGGTGCACAAATGGAGAATGGTCTGCATTTGCGACTTTCAGGAAAACTCACCTCGAGACCTTATCTTGAAATGACCACCACCATGTTGACCGACATAGGTTTGCAGGTAACCTTTGAAGACAATCACATAAGCATACAGCCGCAGAAAAACATTGATCAAGTAGAAGTGACCGTAGAGTCAGACTGGAGCAGTGCTGGCTACTGGTATGGTTGGGTAGCGCTACAGCCTGCGGGATATACGGTTAAACTGAGTGCCTACAAACAGATAAGTCTTCAAGGCGATGCCCAGCTGGCCAGGATTTATGAAAAAATGGGCGTGAAGACGCGATACGGTACCAACGAGATCACGCTAACAAAGTCTCAAGAGTTTGAGCAACCTGACGGCCTGGAGTTTGATTTGACAGAGCAGCCAGATCAAGCGCAAACTATTTTTGCTACCTGTTTGGGTTTGGGTATCGACTTAAAAATGACCGGTTTGCACACCTTACGTATCAAGGAAACAGATCGTATCGCTGCAATGGAGGTTGAAGGGGCACGCTTTCGCGAAAGCGAAATAACTTCTACCTCTAATTCTATCCATCTTCATTTTCCCAGCGACAGTCCGTTTAACAAGACCGTACGAATCGACACCTACAATGATCATCGCATGGCACTGGCTTTTGCGCCTTTGTGTCTCAAAACAGATCTGATAATCAATGATGCAGGTGTGGTTTCTAAAAGCTATGGCGACTACTGGGATGATTTGAAGCTTGTAAACGTCGATATTACAGAAATTTAA
- a CDS encoding nucleotide pyrophosphohydrolase, with protein MSLKQSQEQVDAWIKNHGVRYFNELTNMAQLTEEVGEVARIIARRYGEQSEKESDKNKDLGEELADVMFVVLCLANQTGTDLEAAFAKKLQIKTDRDHDRHHNNDKLK; from the coding sequence ATGAGCCTCAAACAATCACAAGAACAAGTAGACGCCTGGATAAAGAATCACGGCGTGCGATACTTCAATGAATTGACAAACATGGCGCAACTCACTGAAGAGGTTGGTGAAGTAGCCCGCATTATAGCGCGACGATACGGCGAGCAAAGCGAGAAGGAAAGCGATAAAAACAAAGATCTGGGAGAAGAGCTGGCAGATGTGATGTTTGTTGTCCTTTGCCTAGCTAACCAGACAGGAACAGATCTGGAAGCCGCTTTCGCGAAAAAGCTACAAATCAAAACAGATCGCGATCACGACCGTCATCATAACAATGACAAGCTCAAGTAA